Proteins encoded together in one Triticum dicoccoides isolate Atlit2015 ecotype Zavitan chromosome 7B, WEW_v2.0, whole genome shotgun sequence window:
- the LOC119339846 gene encoding probable xyloglucan endotransglucosylase/hydrolase protein 23, with product MARMAVSVLAILLASCALAAASFDKEFDVTWGDGRGKILNNGLLLTLGLDKISGSGFQSKHEYLYGKIDMQLKLVPGNSAGTVTAYYLSSQGPTHDEIDFEFLGNVTGEPYTLHTNVFTQGQGQREQQFRLWFDPTNDFHTYSILWNPKHIIFMVDDMPIRDFKNLEGKGIAFPKNQPMRLYSSLWNADDWATQGGRVKTDWSHAPFSASYRSFKADACVVTAAGRPRCGASIGTDAAPGTGGAAAAGDWYNQELDLTRQQRMRWVQSNYMIYNYCTDPKRVAMGVPAECSM from the exons ATGGCTCGCATGGCGGTGTCGGTGCTGGCGATCCTGCTCGCCTCGTGTgccctggcggcggcgagcttcgacaAGGAGTTCGACGTCACCTGGGGTGACGGGCGCGGCAAGATCCTCAACAACGGCCTGCTCCTCACGCTGGGGCTCGATAAGATCTCCGGCTCCGGGTTCCAGTCCAAGCACGAGTACCTCTACGGCAAAATCGACATGCAGCTCAAGCTCGTCCCCGGCAACTCCGCCGGCACCGTCACCGCCTACTAC CTGTCGTCGCAGGGTCCGACGCACGACGAGATCGACTTCGAGTTCCTTGGCAACGTCACCGGCGAGCCGTACACTCTGCACACCAACGTGTTCACGCAGGGGCAGGGCCAACGGGAGCAGCAGTTCCGCCTCTGGTTCGATCCCACCAACGACTTCCACACCTACTCCATCCTCTGGAACCCAAAGCACATCAT CTTCATGGTGGACGACATGCCGATCAGAGACTTCAAAAACCTTGAGGGAAAGGGGATCGCCTTCCCCAAGAACCAGCCGATGCGCCTCTACTCGAGCCTCTGGAACGCCGACGACTGGGCCACGCAGGGCGGCCGCGTCAAGACGGACTGGTCCCACGCGCCGTTCTCTGCTTCCTACCGCAGCTTCAAGGCCGATGCGTGCGTGGTCACCGCGGCCGGCCGGCCGCGGTGCGGCGCCAGCATCGGCACGGACGCGGCCCCAGGCACCGGCGGCGCGGCCGCGGCTGGCGACTGGTACAACCAGGAGCTGGATCTGACACGACAGCAGCGCATGCGTTGGGTGCAGAGCAATTACATGATCTACAACTACTGCACTGACCCCAAGCGCGTCGCCATGGGCGTCCCCGCCGAGTGCTCGATGTAG